A section of the Pseudomonas flavescens genome encodes:
- a CDS encoding helix-turn-helix transcriptional regulator: MNRAVEFEEDNDRLFCRKLARVVSSTGYPNFADQLFELIQDLVPIHGLELSEWTLDIPSATIREISILGTAGIARERARCAALDQGLLPSILHMNDPLLIQRRLPSSKLHPLCPVHQCNLVAGNGNLRRIICFYRQSSLRTFTLPEMSALKTFSETLLFLLEHHSRSLGRVRQSAAKQNNHAGSVDNAFCKKLEWQGVPLSAREREVCVGLLSGITVPELARRLEVKNSSIESYLKRAASKLGVRGRHGLARWMANS, from the coding sequence ATGAACCGTGCAGTAGAGTTCGAAGAGGATAACGACCGACTCTTTTGTCGTAAGTTGGCCCGGGTGGTATCGAGTACCGGTTATCCGAACTTCGCTGATCAGTTGTTTGAACTGATTCAAGATCTGGTGCCGATTCACGGCCTCGAACTGAGCGAATGGACCCTGGATATTCCAAGTGCCACGATTCGAGAGATCAGCATTCTGGGCACTGCAGGGATAGCGCGTGAACGCGCGCGCTGCGCTGCGCTGGATCAGGGCCTGCTGCCCAGCATTCTGCACATGAACGATCCATTGCTCATTCAGCGCCGGCTGCCTTCGAGCAAGCTGCACCCGCTGTGCCCCGTTCACCAATGCAACCTGGTAGCAGGCAACGGTAACCTGCGGCGCATCATCTGTTTCTACCGCCAGTCGAGCTTGCGTACCTTCACCTTGCCAGAAATGTCGGCACTGAAAACCTTCTCTGAAACCTTGCTGTTTCTTCTCGAGCATCACTCGCGAAGCCTTGGGCGAGTCCGGCAGTCTGCCGCCAAGCAAAACAATCATGCTGGCTCGGTGGACAACGCCTTCTGCAAAAAACTCGAGTGGCAGGGCGTTCCGCTGTCTGCCCGCGAGCGGGAAGTCTGCGTTGGCCTTCTGTCAGGGATAACGGTACCTGAGCTGGCACGGCGGCTGGAGGTCAAGAACAGCTCGATAGAAAGCTACCTGAAACGCGCTGCCAGCAAGCTTGGCGTCAGGGGACGACACGGTCTGGCGCGCTGGATGGCCAATAGCTGA
- a CDS encoding APC family permease, translated as MPVPKKQPTSTLKRAVTGPMLMLFILGDVLGAGVYALVGTIAGEVGGAIWVALLVALGFALLTAGSYAELVTKYPHAGASAVFAAKAYRSPLVSFLVGFCMLAAAVTSAAGLSLAFAGDYLAAFVDISPYIAATIFLIFIALLNARGIKESLSANVVMTMVELSGLLLVIFAAAWFFRTGEADFSRVIEFKAGVSPAFAVLAAALLAFYSFVGFETSANLAEEIRDVRKTYPRALFGALIAAGAIYMAVAIAAAVVMPVENMVNSSAPLLEVVKASGLGIPPQLFAFIALIAVANGALLTMIMASRLAYGMAQQGLLPSALANVLSKRRTPGVAIVITTLVAIALTLTGSLATLAQTVVLLLLFVFISTNLAVLVLRRDKVSTDHFRVPTWVPVLGIASCLLLMSQQDLETWLRAGALLLVGVVVYGITRAGGVKPLNADDYSVVSETEK; from the coding sequence ATGCCTGTGCCGAAGAAACAGCCCACCTCCACGTTAAAGCGCGCCGTGACGGGACCAATGTTGATGCTGTTCATTCTCGGCGACGTACTGGGAGCTGGTGTTTACGCCCTGGTTGGCACTATCGCTGGGGAGGTAGGTGGGGCGATCTGGGTGGCACTGCTGGTCGCCCTGGGGTTCGCGCTGCTGACTGCTGGATCCTATGCAGAACTGGTGACCAAGTATCCACATGCTGGTGCCTCGGCTGTATTCGCGGCCAAGGCTTACAGGTCTCCGCTGGTTTCTTTCCTAGTGGGCTTTTGTATGCTTGCTGCTGCGGTTACTAGCGCGGCAGGGCTATCGCTGGCATTCGCGGGGGACTATCTCGCGGCCTTCGTCGACATCTCGCCGTACATCGCCGCGACGATATTTCTGATCTTTATCGCGTTGCTCAATGCACGGGGTATCAAGGAGTCGTTGTCGGCGAATGTGGTCATGACCATGGTTGAGCTGTCAGGGCTGCTGCTGGTCATATTCGCCGCTGCCTGGTTTTTCCGTACTGGAGAAGCGGATTTCAGCCGAGTCATCGAATTCAAAGCGGGGGTCAGTCCGGCTTTTGCGGTGCTCGCTGCAGCGCTGCTAGCGTTCTACTCATTCGTCGGCTTTGAAACATCGGCCAACCTCGCTGAAGAAATTCGCGATGTGCGTAAAACGTATCCCCGTGCGCTGTTCGGGGCGCTGATCGCTGCCGGGGCGATTTATATGGCCGTCGCCATCGCCGCGGCGGTGGTGATGCCGGTCGAAAACATGGTGAATTCCTCAGCGCCACTGTTGGAAGTAGTAAAAGCCTCGGGCCTCGGGATCCCACCGCAACTGTTCGCCTTTATCGCTTTGATCGCCGTAGCCAATGGCGCGCTGCTGACGATGATCATGGCCAGCCGCCTGGCATATGGCATGGCCCAGCAAGGGCTGCTGCCAAGCGCTCTCGCCAATGTCTTGTCAAAACGGCGTACACCAGGCGTGGCCATCGTGATTACGACGTTGGTGGCCATCGCGCTCACGCTCACCGGTTCGCTGGCGACATTGGCGCAGACAGTCGTTTTACTGCTGTTGTTCGTTTTCATCAGCACCAACCTCGCCGTTCTGGTTCTCAGACGTGACAAGGTTTCGACCGACCATTTTCGTGTGCCCACCTGGGTTCCGGTTTTGGGCATTGCCTCGTGCCTGCTGCTAATGTCGCAACAAGATCTGGAGACTTGGCTTCGCGCGGGAGCGCTGCTGCTTGTGGGAGTCGTCGTATATGGCATCACGCGTGCTGGCGGCGTAAAACCGCTCAATGCCGACGATTACAGCGTTGTGAGCGAGACGGAAAAGTAG
- a CDS encoding OBAP family protein has translation MKSRISVLQPLLAALALSACAGGESPSNVGVEGRPTEVDTQLLDAGAALLQSRPPVAALNAYLDGFHFYSGRPDAQMEAHHYCSILSEELIQCVIYDGNVEDAKLMGVEYIISEQLFKTLPEKEKALWHSHVHEVKSGQLIAPGIAQTAEHALMRKLVRTYGKTWHTWHTDQHKSLPLGVPQLMMGFTADGQADPKMVDERDQRFGIDSKQKRLDRADIETPAVDPGADAWQKGRAFQIDDPTNAHGEH, from the coding sequence ATGAAAAGTCGCATCAGCGTTCTGCAACCCTTATTGGCAGCGTTAGCACTCAGCGCCTGCGCCGGCGGCGAGAGCCCCTCAAATGTTGGCGTTGAGGGTAGGCCTACCGAAGTCGATACGCAGTTGCTTGACGCTGGTGCTGCACTGCTGCAATCCCGTCCGCCTGTCGCTGCGTTGAACGCTTATCTGGACGGATTCCATTTCTACAGCGGTCGACCCGACGCGCAGATGGAAGCGCATCATTACTGTTCAATACTCAGCGAAGAGTTGATTCAGTGCGTGATTTACGATGGCAATGTCGAGGACGCCAAACTCATGGGCGTCGAATACATCATCAGCGAACAGCTGTTCAAAACCTTGCCCGAAAAGGAAAAGGCGCTGTGGCACAGCCACGTGCATGAGGTGAAATCAGGTCAACTGATCGCACCTGGCATTGCGCAGACGGCGGAACATGCGCTGATGCGTAAGCTGGTGCGTACCTACGGTAAAACCTGGCATACCTGGCACACCGACCAGCACAAGAGCCTGCCGTTGGGCGTACCTCAGTTGATGATGGGGTTCACTGCCGACGGCCAGGCAGATCCCAAAATGGTTGACGAGCGCGATCAGCGTTTTGGCATCGACAGTAAGCAAAAACGCCTTGATCGTGCCGATATCGAAACACCTGCAGTTGATCCTGGAGCCGATGCTTGGCAGAAAGGCCGGGCTTTCCAGATTGACGATCCGACTAATGCCCATGGCGAGCACTGA
- a CDS encoding DUF4142 domain-containing protein produces MKQSAVLLGTALALLLGLSNATHAASQITPEDFAEEASAKGIAEIETGKLALEKGTRDEVKKFAQTMVDDHTRANEELKALAEKKQLKISTDADLMNQAKAKILQVREGESFDDAYANNQVEAHEQAIELYEKAAASEDAELSAWAKEVLPKLKHHLEMARDLRELTHQRTPPAQSVQ; encoded by the coding sequence ATGAAACAGTCCGCTGTATTGCTTGGTACAGCCTTGGCTTTGTTGCTGGGGCTTAGCAACGCCACTCATGCCGCCTCCCAGATAACTCCTGAAGATTTTGCCGAAGAGGCCTCGGCAAAAGGCATTGCTGAGATCGAGACCGGCAAGCTGGCACTCGAAAAGGGCACCCGCGACGAAGTAAAGAAATTTGCGCAAACCATGGTTGATGACCATACCCGCGCGAATGAAGAGCTCAAGGCTCTGGCCGAGAAAAAACAGCTAAAGATTTCTACTGATGCCGACCTGATGAACCAGGCAAAAGCAAAGATTCTGCAGGTGCGTGAAGGTGAGAGCTTTGATGATGCTTACGCCAACAATCAAGTAGAAGCTCACGAGCAGGCGATCGAGCTTTATGAAAAAGCTGCAGCCTCTGAGGATGCCGAGCTCAGCGCTTGGGCCAAGGAGGTGCTGCCGAAGCTTAAACACCATCTGGAAATGGCTCGTGACCTGCGAGAGCTGACTCATCAACGTACTCCTCCAGCGCAGAGTGTCCAGTAG
- a CDS encoding PA2169 family four-helix-bundle protein — translation MTDIHKETIKILNDLIETSKDGEAGFKDLAENTNNEQLRGVFTKRAADTSGASAELQALVRTLGGDPETTTSVSGDLHRRWVDLKSAITGKDDAALLNEAERGEDVAKKSYSKALENNDLTPDVRAVIQRQYDGVLRNHDQIKALRDQARAQK, via the coding sequence ATGACTGACATCCATAAAGAAACCATCAAGATTCTCAACGACCTGATCGAGACTTCCAAAGATGGCGAGGCTGGCTTTAAAGACCTGGCCGAAAACACTAACAACGAACAGCTTCGCGGTGTCTTCACTAAGCGCGCCGCTGACACCTCCGGTGCTTCCGCCGAACTGCAAGCACTCGTGCGTACCCTTGGCGGTGACCCGGAAACTACTACCAGCGTGAGCGGTGACTTGCACCGTCGTTGGGTTGATCTGAAGTCTGCAATCACCGGTAAGGATGATGCTGCATTACTGAACGAAGCTGAGCGCGGTGAAGACGTAGCCAAGAAGAGCTACTCCAAGGCGTTGGAGAATAATGATCTGACTCCGGACGTGCGTGCAGTCATTCAACGACAGTACGACGGTGTGCTGCGCAACCACGATCAGATCAAAGCACTCCGCGATCAGGCCCGTGCTCAGAAGTAA
- a CDS encoding ferritin-like domain-containing protein — MATRAENLLDWLRDAHAMEQQAEKMLKAQASRLEHYPKLKARIEEHLSETVGQRELLEGCLERLGEKPSTVKDIAGKLAAFGQALGGSLMSDEVIKGAMSGYVFENLEIASYTVLIAAAKAAGDGETRRVCEQILVQEQAMADWLKQHLPELTQAFLARSEAPDTQAKR, encoded by the coding sequence ATGGCTACGCGTGCTGAGAACCTTTTGGACTGGCTGCGTGATGCGCACGCGATGGAGCAGCAAGCTGAAAAAATGTTGAAGGCCCAAGCGTCTCGGTTAGAGCATTACCCCAAACTTAAAGCTCGGATCGAGGAGCATTTAAGCGAAACGGTGGGGCAGCGTGAGTTGCTCGAAGGGTGCTTGGAACGCCTCGGTGAAAAACCATCAACCGTCAAAGATATAGCTGGCAAGCTCGCGGCGTTTGGCCAAGCTCTTGGCGGCTCGCTGATGAGTGATGAAGTGATCAAAGGTGCGATGAGCGGGTATGTGTTTGAAAATCTCGAGATTGCTTCCTACACCGTGCTGATCGCCGCCGCTAAAGCCGCGGGGGATGGTGAGACTCGCAGGGTCTGTGAGCAGATTTTGGTTCAAGAGCAGGCAATGGCTGACTGGCTGAAGCAGCACTTACCAGAACTGACCCAAGCGTTTTTGGCTCGTTCAGAAGCTCCGGATACCCAAGCAAAACGGTAA
- a CDS encoding manganese catalase family protein, translating to MFVHNKRLQYTVRVAGPNPGLANLLLEQFGGANGELAAAMRYFTQGLAEDDPGRKDLLLDIATEELSHLEIIGTIIGMLNKGAKGQLAEGVEKEAELYRSLTGGGNDSHITSLLYGGGPALVNSAGVPWTGAYVDSIGEPTSDLRSNIAAEARAKIVYERLINVTDDPGIKDALQFLMSRELAHQKSFEKALHSIQPNFPQGKLPGLPEFTDTYFNLSQGEGDMKGSWNDGGDWIYMESPQPAVDGGDGSASVELSSKDQKTLEQMKERTMSDPTANPKTGVDLGSGGTVK from the coding sequence ATGTTTGTTCACAATAAACGACTTCAATATACCGTAAGAGTCGCCGGCCCTAACCCAGGGCTGGCCAACCTCCTCCTCGAACAATTCGGTGGGGCGAATGGCGAATTGGCAGCCGCGATGCGCTACTTCACTCAAGGCCTCGCTGAAGATGATCCAGGCCGTAAGGATCTCCTGTTGGACATCGCAACAGAAGAACTCAGCCACCTGGAAATTATTGGCACGATTATCGGCATGCTCAACAAGGGTGCTAAGGGTCAACTCGCAGAAGGCGTTGAAAAGGAAGCGGAGCTGTACCGCTCACTGACGGGTGGCGGTAATGACTCTCACATTACCTCGCTACTCTACGGTGGTGGTCCAGCGTTGGTGAACTCAGCCGGCGTACCATGGACTGGTGCATATGTGGACTCTATTGGAGAGCCAACTTCTGATCTAAGATCCAATATCGCCGCGGAAGCCCGCGCGAAGATAGTCTATGAAAGGCTGATCAATGTCACGGATGACCCAGGTATCAAAGACGCACTTCAGTTCTTGATGTCTCGTGAGCTCGCCCACCAGAAGTCTTTCGAAAAAGCGCTGCACTCCATTCAGCCGAACTTCCCGCAAGGAAAGCTTCCAGGTTTGCCAGAATTCACTGACACGTACTTCAATTTGTCACAGGGCGAAGGCGACATGAAGGGGTCGTGGAATGATGGGGGGGACTGGATTTATATGGAAAGTCCTCAGCCAGCGGTCGACGGCGGTGACGGATCAGCTTCCGTTGAACTCTCATCCAAAGATCAGAAAACTCTCGAACAGATGAAAGAGAGAACGATGTCAGATCCAACCGCCAACCCGAAAACTGGGGTAGATCTTGGCTCTGGTGGTACGGTGAAGTAA
- a CDS encoding DapH/DapD/GlmU-related protein — translation MKLPEISTFIAKWPSLGLAPSYAWLVSEDCENQVLALMAGLGAGYRRHGNCAIHETAVVEQGAVLKGAIIIGEGSFVAAGAYLRGGVYLGNNCIVGPSCEVKSSFMLAGSKLAHFNFVGDSLIGENVNIEAGAIIANYRNELDGADIKIRYLDSVIETGVKKFGALVGDRCKIGANAVIAPGAILAPNTHVPRLGLIDQFGHD, via the coding sequence ATGAAGCTACCTGAGATCAGTACCTTTATAGCAAAGTGGCCCTCGCTAGGTTTGGCCCCCTCCTACGCCTGGCTGGTTTCTGAAGACTGCGAAAACCAAGTCTTAGCCTTGATGGCTGGCCTTGGAGCGGGTTACCGACGCCATGGAAACTGTGCCATACACGAGACTGCCGTTGTAGAGCAAGGGGCTGTACTGAAGGGCGCAATCATCATCGGTGAGGGATCATTTGTGGCGGCGGGAGCTTATCTGCGTGGCGGAGTTTACCTGGGAAACAACTGCATTGTTGGCCCTAGCTGCGAAGTCAAAAGCAGCTTCATGCTTGCTGGAAGCAAGCTTGCACATTTTAACTTTGTCGGCGATTCACTGATTGGCGAAAACGTAAATATTGAAGCAGGTGCAATCATTGCCAACTACCGTAACGAGTTGGATGGTGCGGATATTAAAATCCGTTATTTAGACAGCGTGATCGAGACGGGTGTCAAAAAATTCGGTGCTTTAGTAGGCGACCGCTGTAAAATTGGGGCAAATGCAGTGATTGCTCCCGGTGCGATACTGGCGCCTAACACACATGTTCCACGTCTGGGTTTGATTGACCAGTTTGGACACGATTAA
- a CDS encoding DUF1652 domain-containing protein, giving the protein MMSPLEFRQIVESAFLPMKCTCSVAPDDSVTIQIRDPATEAVLLNVAGLKRSELGSSRAISKIVLQIRQDLAALQMASPICRRQM; this is encoded by the coding sequence ATGATGTCACCGCTTGAATTTCGCCAAATTGTTGAGTCGGCGTTCCTACCGATGAAGTGCACCTGCAGCGTAGCGCCTGATGATTCAGTGACGATTCAAATTCGGGATCCTGCTACAGAGGCTGTGCTGCTGAATGTCGCGGGCCTGAAGCGCTCCGAACTGGGCTCATCACGAGCAATATCCAAGATTGTTCTGCAGATTCGCCAAGACTTGGCTGCGCTGCAGATGGCGTCCCCGATCTGCCGGCGGCAGATGTAG
- the umuC gene encoding translesion error-prone DNA polymerase V subunit UmuC — protein sequence MLEPVVALIDCNSFYCSCERVFRPDLRRVPLVVLSNNDGCVIARSADAKPFVKMGEPYHLVEKVLREHGILAFSSNYALYGDMSERVMAVIEGMVSAVEVYSIDEAFADLTGMPGNLEQLGRDIRTRVLKWTGIPTGVGIANTKTLAKLANHAAKKWQKQTGGVVDLRDPVRRDKVLRVLPVSEVWGVGQRMTEHLNAQGINTAWDLAQADAWTLRKQFSVVIEKTARELRGTPCLELEEAAPPKQEICSSRMFGKRLQDIESIRQAVATYTAIACEKLRAQQSVCRQIRVGVRTGMHNPDEAKYAKGVAVQLPWATDDTRMITHYAMHALEQAYRAGYSYSKAEVMLLDLCQRTEITGDLFAPQQPVESTRVMAVLDEINAKWGRGTLRPGRVELQPEWGMKREMLSPSYTTRLDQLWTVGCK from the coding sequence ATGCTTGAGCCTGTCGTCGCGCTGATTGACTGCAACTCGTTCTATTGCAGTTGTGAGCGTGTATTCCGCCCCGATCTTCGGCGAGTCCCGCTGGTGGTACTCAGCAACAACGACGGCTGCGTGATCGCCAGGTCTGCCGATGCCAAGCCCTTTGTGAAAATGGGTGAGCCGTACCACCTGGTGGAAAAGGTGTTGCGAGAGCATGGCATTTTGGCTTTCAGTTCTAACTACGCGTTGTACGGCGATATGTCGGAGCGGGTGATGGCTGTGATAGAGGGCATGGTCTCTGCTGTGGAGGTTTATAGCATCGATGAGGCCTTTGCTGACCTGACCGGGATGCCTGGAAACCTCGAGCAGCTCGGCCGCGATATCCGCACACGCGTCCTGAAATGGACGGGCATACCCACTGGGGTCGGCATCGCCAATACGAAAACCTTGGCAAAGCTGGCCAATCACGCTGCAAAGAAGTGGCAGAAGCAGACCGGCGGTGTGGTCGACCTGCGCGATCCGGTGCGGCGCGACAAGGTTCTGCGGGTTCTGCCTGTGAGCGAGGTGTGGGGTGTCGGCCAACGCATGACCGAGCACCTCAACGCCCAAGGTATCAACACAGCATGGGATCTCGCTCAGGCCGACGCCTGGACGTTACGCAAGCAGTTCAGTGTCGTGATCGAGAAGACTGCCCGCGAGCTGCGCGGCACGCCTTGCCTGGAGCTTGAGGAGGCAGCGCCGCCTAAACAGGAAATATGCTCGAGCAGAATGTTTGGCAAGCGCCTGCAGGACATCGAATCGATTCGCCAGGCCGTGGCCACCTATACCGCAATCGCGTGCGAGAAGCTGAGGGCGCAACAGTCCGTGTGCCGCCAGATCCGCGTTGGTGTGCGCACAGGCATGCACAATCCTGACGAGGCGAAGTACGCCAAGGGTGTTGCAGTGCAGCTGCCCTGGGCGACAGACGACACGCGGATGATTACTCACTACGCCATGCATGCGCTGGAGCAGGCGTATCGCGCCGGGTATTCGTACAGCAAGGCGGAGGTAATGCTGCTTGATCTATGCCAGCGCACCGAAATCACGGGCGACCTGTTCGCACCTCAACAACCCGTTGAGTCAACGAGGGTGATGGCCGTACTCGATGAGATCAACGCAAAGTGGGGCAGGGGAACGCTACGTCCTGGACGTGTAGAGCTACAACCTGAATGGGGGATGAAACGAGAGATGCTCAGCCCGAGCTATACGACGCGACTTGATCAGCTTTGGACTGTCGGATGCAAATGA
- a CDS encoding LexA family protein, giving the protein MGNAAILGPLGSSDIELPFFSFRVPAGFPSPAQDHIEKKISLDELLNVFAPQSYYVRVVGDSMIGVGLFDDDVVIVDRSLEAVSGDVIIGAIDNDPLVKTYIREGNQVILRSENPAYAPRYVLEGEQFEVWGVVKGGLRMFRGHA; this is encoded by the coding sequence ATGGGCAACGCAGCTATTCTTGGCCCGCTGGGCAGCTCCGATATCGAGCTGCCCTTTTTTTCTTTCCGCGTTCCTGCCGGCTTTCCGAGCCCCGCGCAAGATCACATCGAGAAGAAGATCTCACTGGATGAGCTTCTCAACGTCTTTGCGCCTCAGTCCTACTACGTACGTGTCGTGGGCGACAGCATGATCGGCGTCGGCCTATTCGATGATGATGTGGTGATCGTCGATCGCTCGCTCGAAGCGGTTTCCGGCGACGTCATAATCGGCGCGATCGACAACGACCCACTGGTAAAGACCTACATCCGGGAAGGCAACCAGGTGATTCTCCGATCAGAGAATCCAGCTTATGCGCCGCGGTACGTGCTTGAGGGTGAGCAGTTCGAGGTGTGGGGCGTCGTAAAAGGTGGGCTGCGCATGTTCCGCGGTCATGCTTGA
- a CDS encoding SOS response-associated peptidase family protein yields MCGRFTQYRTVDEYAKALQLGLLEGDWSNHPLERYNVAPQSRVMVLHQNEHGTHALPVRWGYAPHWVDGKRPAATCARIETASTSRFWGAIWKKGRVIVPSDGWYEWKKHPTDKKLKQPYLIRLKSKEPMFFAAIADLPSTAHEDGGFAMITAASDVRMVDIHDRRPVVLRPDVAREWLEHGLLPELAEDLARHHETPVTEFEWFPVGKAVGNVNNHGVELTQEISNPLL; encoded by the coding sequence ATGTGTGGACGATTCACCCAGTACCGAACCGTTGATGAGTACGCAAAGGCCCTGCAGCTCGGCCTGCTTGAGGGGGATTGGTCGAACCACCCCCTTGAGCGCTACAACGTTGCACCGCAGTCTCGGGTGATGGTTCTACACCAAAACGAACATGGGACGCATGCCCTGCCCGTTCGCTGGGGCTACGCGCCACACTGGGTAGACGGTAAGCGTCCGGCGGCGACCTGCGCCAGGATCGAGACAGCCAGCACGAGTAGGTTCTGGGGAGCGATCTGGAAAAAGGGCCGTGTGATAGTGCCCTCAGATGGTTGGTACGAATGGAAGAAGCACCCTACTGATAAAAAGCTGAAACAGCCCTACCTGATCCGGTTGAAGAGCAAGGAACCAATGTTCTTTGCAGCGATAGCCGACCTCCCCTCGACAGCGCATGAGGACGGTGGATTTGCCATGATCACAGCTGCGAGTGATGTGCGCATGGTCGACATCCACGACCGTCGGCCCGTTGTGCTTCGTCCTGATGTCGCGAGGGAATGGCTTGAGCATGGGCTACTGCCGGAGCTCGCAGAGGATTTGGCAAGACACCACGAGACGCCGGTCACTGAGTTCGAGTGGTTTCCGGTCGGCAAGGCAGTTGGCAACGTGAACAACCACGGCGTGGAGCTCACACAGGAGATCAGCAACCCGCTGCTTTAG
- a CDS encoding general stress protein, with product MANTNSGNFANDRERASAAGKKGGSNSGGNFANNREKAREAGRKGGMHSPKRKPAETPD from the coding sequence ATGGCTAATACCAACTCTGGCAACTTTGCAAATGATCGTGAACGAGCCTCTGCCGCGGGCAAAAAAGGTGGATCTAACAGCGGGGGTAACTTCGCCAATAATCGGGAGAAAGCCAGAGAGGCTGGGCGAAAAGGCGGTATGCACAGTCCTAAACGAAAGCCTGCGGAAACGCCGGATTAG
- a CDS encoding AlbA family DNA-binding domain-containing protein has product MASILALNGCPGLVDHHRPHPAEVVGIQESIDDSQIQQFVHGKVKPKLTFRYEEHLYEGKTIGAIIIPKQKRPFYLANPYGKLKSNVVYVRRGSSTDEAEPVEIIEMAKEDSGRGNLKVSLSVLAPENTNLPRSFAHTYLQLVEDFPDFEMSRKPRGPFDPPVFSSLERDNGDFWREYAEYLQMQEALITMRFALTNESAVQLSKAKIEVSVEALDSQPIKMIPGRNLPTQPKPTWNISNIVSAQEARITNEANLVMDESDYTPVCHIRLGTLLPGEQAKSETLAIIPEASGRLRLKVRILGAELAAPIEQEHLLETTGEVKALDFPGFQKYMQIKLNEQK; this is encoded by the coding sequence ATGGCGAGCATTCTCGCCTTAAATGGGTGTCCGGGTTTAGTAGACCACCACAGACCGCACCCAGCCGAGGTCGTCGGTATCCAGGAAAGCATCGACGATTCTCAGATCCAGCAGTTCGTGCATGGAAAGGTGAAACCAAAGCTGACGTTCCGCTATGAAGAGCATCTTTACGAAGGCAAGACCATTGGCGCCATCATCATCCCTAAGCAGAAGCGCCCCTTCTACCTCGCAAACCCTTACGGCAAGCTTAAGAGCAATGTGGTTTATGTACGCCGGGGCAGTAGCACTGACGAGGCAGAGCCGGTCGAAATAATCGAAATGGCGAAGGAAGACAGCGGTCGCGGCAATCTGAAGGTTAGTCTGTCCGTTCTAGCACCAGAGAACACAAATTTGCCTAGGAGCTTCGCTCACACCTACTTGCAGCTCGTCGAGGATTTCCCGGACTTCGAAATGTCACGAAAGCCTCGCGGGCCCTTCGATCCGCCCGTATTTTCCAGCCTTGAGAGAGATAATGGTGATTTCTGGCGAGAGTACGCTGAGTACCTTCAAATGCAGGAAGCGCTTATCACTATGCGCTTCGCTTTGACCAATGAATCTGCTGTACAGCTATCCAAAGCAAAGATAGAGGTCTCAGTCGAAGCGCTGGACTCCCAGCCGATTAAAATGATCCCAGGCCGTAATTTACCCACACAGCCAAAGCCGACGTGGAACATTTCCAATATTGTCTCTGCGCAAGAGGCGCGGATCACGAATGAAGCGAACTTGGTGATGGATGAAAGCGACTATACCCCGGTGTGTCACATCCGGCTTGGGACTCTTCTACCGGGAGAGCAGGCCAAATCTGAGACGCTTGCTATCATCCCGGAGGCTTCAGGCAGGCTTAGGCTCAAGGTACGCATCCTCGGTGCAGAGCTAGCGGCTCCTATCGAACAAGAACACTTACTTGAAACCACCGGAGAAGTAAAAGCATTAGACTTCCCAGGGTTCCAAAAATATATGCAAATAAAATTGAATGAGCAAAAGTAA